One part of the Euzebyales bacterium genome encodes these proteins:
- a CDS encoding cupin domain-containing protein translates to MDTSQEPTTGPRVLGPKDGEIAGAPESRTDRFMIDSTDTGGRLSVVEHSLPPHVLAGPLHYHSREDEYSYVLEGRMGALLGDQEVYAEAGDLVFKPRGQWHTFWNPGDTPTRILELITPAGLEDLFRELGAPGVEMDPASLPALAARYGCEVDFQGTAAIIQQYKLTF, encoded by the coding sequence ATGGACACCAGCCAGGAGCCCACCACGGGCCCGCGTGTGCTGGGCCCAAAGGACGGGGAGATCGCAGGGGCACCGGAGTCCCGCACCGACCGGTTCATGATCGACAGCACCGACACCGGCGGGAGGCTCTCGGTCGTGGAGCACAGCCTGCCACCGCATGTACTGGCCGGCCCCCTGCACTACCACTCGCGCGAGGACGAGTACAGCTACGTGCTCGAAGGCCGCATGGGCGCGCTGCTCGGAGACCAGGAGGTCTACGCCGAAGCCGGGGACCTGGTCTTCAAGCCCCGCGGCCAGTGGCACACCTTCTGGAACCCCGGCGACACACCCACCCGCATCCTGGAACTCATCACCCCCGCCGGCCTGGAAGACCTGTTCCGCGAGCTCGGCGCCCCCGGCGTCGAGATGGACCCGGCCAGCCTCCCGGCGCTCGCGGCTCGCTACGGCTGCGAGGTCGACTTCCAGGGCACGGCAGCCATCATCCAGCAGTACAAGTTGACGTTCTAA